In Micromonospora purpureochromogenes, a single window of DNA contains:
- a CDS encoding SpvB/TcaC N-terminal domain-containing protein, whose protein sequence is MWHPPLPGFRLHALTSRWTRLLAVLAVLALVTSGLSASVARPRPDRTSTQSATTPGPACGESADTAAMTDVAATLPDYQQVVAPGIATTVSYGGAKLAIGPKAVRLPTGIGVTVLPPGLTPKLDSGMTNVTGKTKGGGYRFTPHPQQFAASIQVTLPYDPALLTDEFTAQDIYTYFFDDVQTCWQVLERVSVDEVNHTVTSLTDHFTDMINATVTVPEHPEGVQFNPNQIKGIQAADPGSGINLIAPPSANNQGENHLAYPIQVPPGRQGLTPQLGLSYSSSSGNGWTGVGWDLSVPSISVDTRWGVPRYAGATETETYLLNGEQLTPVAHRGAPVPRSAEKVFHTRVEGSFARIVRHGTNPKNYTWEVTDKNGIHWHYGAVAGAGGPATDASLADDAGNVFLWSVREVRDPRGNFMRYHYAKVDDTGLAGGSVPGRNLYVEKITYTGQGTSEGRYAVSFDRDRERGEALRVDTSIDARGGFKRVTADLLREVRVTLDDSLIRRYEFTYKRGAFAKTLLDAVIQYDADDHEFNRHRFSYHDDIRDSAGQYQAFRAQPWTSPGDGLSSAALNLTPEQAGNASALNANTNTSGGGHLYVGVGSSPSKSGSVGVKVGFSHGSDKGLLALVDVDGDSLPDKVFRDGGSVKYRKNLSGPTGEATFAAQAQPLNLPGIMGESSNTLTLGVEGYLGAAAAQLDYVNSFATTEQYFNDVNGDGIQDLVDGASVLFGRVGANGVPVYGVSGDTPVPIGQGEVDATGLFDSFNADRDRLTDSFPLLDSVRRWVAPYDGTVKVEGAVQLAPGTAAARAESRTADGVRAAVQKEGTELWSARIEADDDGAKTPTGVDAVTVSRGDRLYFRVGSAADGGLDEVTWDPKVSYVGVGDPLDVNGLASYRFQASRDFTLGGRAATVKVPLTGTMHLSGDLVKAGATSDDVTVLITRNGTPVLEQTLAAGTTGSVPVNLDVDVQQGQTLQWRIRVDSPVDVDKLTWTPRAYYTAAPGVDRLTDANGKPFIDVHPPYTLDLYPVDGLTAPQPTYTVTSGGTLSVEPTVSFAFGAEHPTARVAFTVKRRGELVAKRYFQVTNGVLTPPGAFDITADTGDELWFDFSTTDPKLRAFLTGQSVTVGGSGAPSAFHSAAEEGAFPQPYRGWGAVGYNGNRDRATQPINQDDLVVDEHYGDQLPDSVDPQAQKDDFAADPRVDPPKVTPFTPSPQDGRWGAGEHSWIARSSVSSSRLGVDSINLPRPQDFAGATAVPRLSRSQQVSLTGSVGGGIGSIGGSLATGDSTGQVDFLDLNGDQFPDVVGAGAVQYTDPDGALGDTKGTLPDGAVRRSTNVSGNASAGSAARTISTGRGYDSPPGTSAATSAQSGNDMPPLGVGGSFGGTRSDGAFDLLDVNGDSLPDRVYENGKVALNLGYAFAAAEQWRNPAGLNKGSGTNAGLNIGFNTDFYGFAGGASFSQGRSSSAGTLADMNGDGLLDQVLSGSPIRVGFNTGNGFEPPVPFHGSLTDVNGDRNAKLGGGVYFTFGICFTVVCVVINPGADIATGASRTEQALRDINGDGYADHLSSTRDNQLVVAENRTGRTNLLAAVDRPLGGRMEFDYTRDGNTYGQPQSRWVLTKVSVDDGRPGDGQDVQLVTYDYDGGVYDRREREFRGYGTVVEKHRDHANGDAVGRSVTRTFRTDSFYTKGLLEQELTADGAGKPYQETVQTYTTRNVSSPGSPADLASTTATLFPQNSRTDVKYHEGAASPGKTTYVTREYDDVGNLTRQFDAADAGAADDLDARIVYTSQDPACQAAYLVGMPKQIDVRGDGTLMRHRESTISCTTGDLAQVRVSLADGTTATTDLEYFGDGNLKSVTGPANKTGQRYRLDYTYDDVVNTHVESISDSFGYRSTATHNLKFGLVETTTDFNNQQIRNTYDAVGRLDQVAGPYEIPENRFTIDFEYHPEAAYPYAVTRHVDREAGGVRDDTIDTITFVDGLNRTTQTKKDAAVPATPDGAPQDVMVVSGRVAYDFLGRAVKSWYPVTEPKGAGNLTFNPAYDPVTPTEVRYDVLDRTTRTTFPDGTATTMEYGFGPDRDGVTQFETVVTDANGKSKRTYTDARQITTAVKEFNPAGGQPVIWTSYRYNPIGELVAATDDKGNVTRSTYDNFGRRTSLTSPDSGTVTSTFDLANNLVRKVTSKLAAVSKAIEYDYDYTRLKAIRYPVFPANNVSYTYGAPGAPENAANRITDVVDGAGKVNRRYGPLGELVKETRTTPAQGSHIQSFTTEYRFDSFNRMLSMTWPDREKLSYHYNSGGQVDSARGVKGEFSYDYLKRLDYDKFEQRILLDTGNGTRTRYSYNAEDRRLSNIQAKLSNGYVFHNLDYSYDNVGNIMSIANDTVAPSGPEVGMQVGGPSTQSYTYDDLYQLTHAEGSYQPRTPQTDRYRVDLKYDSLHNLTSKSQTHELVSNGNTIVEGKLSYNYGYAYGSAKPHAPTSIGIYTFQYDENGNQISRSQQPKPRRQMIWDEENRLACSHENVQSQTLPQTPASCDNAGGTPNSARYYYDDQGSRVVKDGAQFHIYPNQNYSTRGNQEFKHVYIGQDKLITKLVEPDFRREDRQYYSHSDHLGSTGFVTDDQGGMAEHLQYFPGGETWVAEHSSQPVPHQFTGKEYDQETNLYYYGARYYDPRTQVWQTPDPVLENYLEGTPNGGVYASMNLALYTYAYNNPIRLGDPDGRFPWNRVLGGVKLVGGVAEAAAGVALGAATSWTGVGAVAGGAVAVHGVDVAISGARQLFSGEETSSFTSSGLQAAGVSKSNAELIDAGISIVGSAGASMATSAIKGAATAAPKVAAAAADDVAARAVPSTAEKVVETAAKIPCVGNSFAAGTRVVMADGSTKPIEDVRTGDLVLAEDPETGERGPREVTHLIIGQGVKHLVDVEVNGEVITATDKHPFWVAGAGAWVDAGDLALGDVVRLADGRTAMVDGIAPYTRVDRVHNLTVAGIHTFYVVTGDGRAADAVLVHNSGPCSVNAKALAGSLTAANVVRPAETAAHHIVASGAKAAAPARAHLASLGVGINEAANGAYLPRFVSSANPLGAAVHSTTHSPAYYAEVNRLILQTKTAAEARNVLAYIGRQLAAGPWP, encoded by the coding sequence ATGTGGCATCCTCCCCTCCCCGGGTTCCGCCTCCACGCTCTGACGAGCCGATGGACCAGGCTGCTGGCCGTCCTCGCGGTGCTCGCCCTCGTCACCTCCGGACTGTCCGCCTCGGTGGCGCGCCCCAGACCGGACCGCACCAGCACCCAGTCGGCGACCACCCCTGGCCCGGCCTGCGGCGAGAGCGCCGACACCGCGGCGATGACCGACGTGGCGGCGACCCTGCCGGACTACCAGCAGGTGGTCGCGCCCGGGATCGCCACCACCGTCTCGTACGGCGGGGCGAAGCTGGCCATCGGGCCCAAGGCGGTCCGGCTGCCGACCGGGATCGGCGTCACCGTCCTGCCGCCGGGACTGACCCCGAAACTGGACAGCGGCATGACCAACGTGACCGGCAAGACGAAGGGGGGTGGCTACCGGTTCACCCCGCACCCGCAGCAGTTCGCCGCCTCGATCCAGGTCACGCTGCCGTACGACCCGGCGCTGCTCACCGACGAGTTCACCGCCCAGGACATCTACACGTACTTCTTCGACGACGTGCAGACCTGCTGGCAGGTCCTGGAGCGGGTGTCGGTGGACGAGGTCAACCACACCGTCACCTCGCTGACCGACCACTTCACCGACATGATCAACGCGACGGTGACGGTGCCGGAGCACCCGGAGGGCGTGCAGTTCAACCCCAACCAGATCAAGGGCATCCAGGCCGCCGACCCCGGATCCGGGATCAACCTGATCGCCCCGCCGTCGGCGAACAACCAGGGTGAGAACCACCTGGCGTACCCGATCCAGGTGCCGCCGGGCCGGCAGGGCCTGACCCCGCAGCTCGGCCTCTCCTACAGCTCCTCCTCCGGCAACGGCTGGACCGGCGTCGGCTGGGACCTCTCGGTGCCCAGCATCTCGGTGGACACCCGGTGGGGCGTGCCCCGGTACGCCGGCGCGACGGAGACCGAGACGTACCTGCTCAACGGCGAACAGCTCACCCCCGTGGCGCATCGGGGCGCGCCGGTGCCCCGCAGCGCCGAGAAGGTCTTCCACACCCGGGTCGAGGGCAGCTTCGCGCGGATCGTGCGGCACGGCACGAACCCGAAGAACTACACCTGGGAGGTCACCGACAAGAACGGCATCCACTGGCACTACGGGGCGGTGGCGGGTGCCGGCGGGCCGGCCACCGACGCCAGCCTGGCCGACGACGCGGGCAACGTCTTCCTCTGGTCGGTCCGCGAGGTCCGTGACCCGCGCGGCAACTTCATGCGCTACCACTACGCCAAGGTGGACGACACCGGCCTGGCCGGCGGCAGCGTGCCCGGTCGCAACCTCTACGTCGAGAAGATCACCTACACCGGCCAGGGCACCAGTGAGGGCCGGTACGCGGTGAGCTTCGACCGGGACCGCGAGCGGGGCGAGGCGCTGCGCGTCGACACCTCCATCGACGCCCGGGGCGGCTTCAAGCGGGTCACCGCGGACCTGCTCCGCGAGGTGCGGGTCACCCTCGACGACAGCCTGATCCGCCGCTACGAGTTCACCTACAAGCGGGGCGCGTTCGCCAAGACGCTGCTCGACGCGGTGATCCAGTACGACGCCGACGACCATGAGTTCAACCGGCACCGGTTCAGCTACCACGACGACATCCGCGACTCCGCCGGGCAGTACCAGGCGTTCCGGGCGCAGCCGTGGACCTCGCCCGGTGACGGGCTCAGCAGCGCCGCGTTGAACCTCACCCCGGAGCAGGCCGGCAACGCCAGCGCGCTGAACGCCAACACCAACACCAGCGGCGGCGGCCACCTGTACGTCGGCGTCGGCAGCTCGCCCAGCAAGTCCGGCTCGGTCGGCGTGAAGGTCGGCTTCAGCCACGGCAGCGACAAGGGGCTGCTGGCGCTGGTGGACGTCGACGGCGACTCGCTGCCCGACAAGGTCTTCCGCGACGGCGGGTCGGTGAAGTACCGCAAGAACCTCTCCGGCCCGACCGGCGAGGCGACGTTCGCCGCCCAGGCGCAGCCGCTGAACCTGCCGGGGATCATGGGCGAGTCCAGCAACACCCTGACCCTGGGCGTCGAGGGCTACCTGGGCGCGGCCGCCGCCCAGCTCGACTACGTCAACTCGTTCGCCACCACCGAGCAGTACTTCAACGACGTCAACGGCGACGGCATCCAGGACCTGGTCGACGGCGCCAGCGTGCTGTTCGGCCGGGTGGGCGCCAACGGTGTCCCGGTCTACGGGGTCAGCGGCGACACCCCCGTCCCGATCGGCCAGGGCGAGGTCGACGCGACCGGCCTGTTCGACTCGTTCAACGCCGACCGGGACCGGCTGACCGACTCGTTCCCGCTGCTGGACAGCGTCCGCCGGTGGGTGGCGCCGTACGACGGCACGGTCAAGGTCGAGGGCGCGGTGCAGCTGGCCCCCGGCACCGCCGCCGCGCGCGCTGAGTCGCGTACCGCCGACGGGGTCCGGGCGGCGGTGCAGAAGGAGGGCACCGAACTCTGGTCGGCGCGGATCGAGGCCGACGACGACGGCGCGAAGACGCCGACCGGCGTGGACGCGGTCACCGTGTCACGCGGCGACCGGCTCTACTTCCGGGTCGGCTCGGCCGCCGACGGCGGACTGGACGAGGTGACCTGGGACCCGAAGGTCAGCTACGTCGGGGTGGGCGACCCGCTGGACGTCAACGGGCTGGCGTCGTACCGGTTCCAGGCCTCGCGCGACTTCACCCTCGGCGGCCGGGCCGCCACGGTGAAGGTGCCGCTGACCGGCACCATGCACCTCTCCGGCGACCTGGTGAAGGCCGGCGCCACCTCCGACGACGTGACCGTGCTGATCACCCGCAACGGCACGCCGGTGCTGGAGCAGACGCTGGCCGCCGGCACCACCGGCAGCGTGCCGGTGAACCTCGACGTGGACGTCCAGCAGGGACAGACGCTGCAGTGGCGGATCCGGGTCGACTCCCCGGTCGACGTGGACAAGCTGACCTGGACGCCGCGGGCCTACTACACCGCCGCCCCGGGGGTCGACCGGCTCACCGACGCCAACGGCAAGCCCTTCATCGACGTGCACCCGCCGTACACCCTCGACCTGTACCCGGTCGACGGGCTGACCGCGCCGCAGCCTACGTACACCGTCACCAGCGGCGGGACGCTGAGCGTGGAGCCGACGGTGAGCTTCGCCTTCGGCGCCGAGCACCCCACCGCCCGGGTGGCGTTCACCGTCAAGCGCCGCGGCGAGCTGGTGGCCAAGCGGTACTTCCAGGTCACCAACGGGGTGCTGACTCCGCCCGGAGCGTTCGACATCACCGCCGACACCGGTGACGAGCTGTGGTTCGACTTCAGCACCACCGACCCGAAGCTGCGCGCGTTCCTCACCGGCCAGTCGGTCACCGTGGGCGGGTCGGGCGCGCCGAGCGCCTTCCACAGCGCCGCCGAGGAGGGGGCGTTCCCGCAGCCGTACCGGGGTTGGGGCGCGGTCGGCTACAACGGCAACAGGGACCGGGCCACCCAGCCGATCAACCAGGACGACCTGGTGGTCGACGAGCACTACGGCGACCAGCTGCCCGACAGCGTCGACCCGCAGGCGCAGAAGGACGACTTCGCCGCCGACCCCCGGGTCGACCCGCCGAAGGTCACCCCGTTCACCCCGTCGCCGCAGGACGGTCGGTGGGGCGCCGGTGAGCACTCCTGGATCGCCCGGAGCAGCGTCAGCAGCTCCCGGCTGGGCGTGGACTCGATCAACCTGCCCCGGCCGCAGGACTTCGCCGGGGCGACCGCGGTGCCCCGGCTGTCCCGGTCGCAGCAGGTGTCGCTGACCGGCAGCGTCGGCGGCGGCATCGGGTCGATCGGTGGCAGCCTGGCCACCGGCGACAGCACCGGGCAGGTCGACTTCCTCGACCTCAACGGCGACCAGTTCCCCGACGTGGTCGGGGCCGGCGCGGTGCAGTACACCGACCCGGACGGCGCGCTCGGCGACACCAAGGGCACGCTGCCCGACGGCGCGGTGCGGCGCAGCACCAACGTCTCCGGCAACGCCAGCGCCGGCAGCGCGGCCCGGACCATCTCCACCGGCCGCGGGTACGACAGCCCGCCCGGCACCTCCGCGGCCACCAGCGCCCAGTCCGGCAACGACATGCCGCCGCTGGGCGTGGGCGGCAGCTTCGGCGGCACCCGCTCCGACGGGGCGTTCGACCTGCTCGACGTCAACGGCGACAGCCTGCCCGACCGGGTGTACGAGAACGGCAAGGTCGCGCTCAACCTCGGGTACGCCTTCGCCGCCGCCGAGCAGTGGCGCAACCCCGCCGGCCTGAACAAGGGCAGCGGCACCAACGCCGGGCTGAACATCGGCTTCAACACCGACTTCTACGGCTTCGCCGGTGGCGCCTCGTTCAGCCAGGGCCGGTCCTCCTCCGCCGGGACGCTCGCCGACATGAACGGCGACGGACTGCTGGACCAGGTCCTCTCCGGCAGCCCGATCCGGGTCGGCTTCAACACCGGCAACGGGTTCGAGCCGCCGGTGCCGTTCCACGGCAGCCTCACCGACGTCAACGGCGACCGCAACGCCAAGCTGGGCGGCGGCGTCTACTTCACCTTCGGCATCTGCTTCACCGTGGTCTGCGTCGTGATCAACCCGGGCGCGGACATCGCCACCGGCGCCAGCCGTACCGAGCAGGCGCTGCGGGACATCAACGGTGACGGGTACGCCGACCACCTCTCCTCCACCCGGGACAACCAGCTCGTGGTGGCCGAGAACCGGACCGGCCGGACCAACCTGCTCGCCGCCGTCGACCGTCCGTTGGGCGGCCGGATGGAGTTCGACTACACCCGCGACGGCAACACCTACGGCCAGCCGCAGTCGCGCTGGGTGCTGACGAAGGTCTCGGTGGACGACGGCCGGCCCGGCGACGGCCAGGACGTGCAGCTGGTCACCTACGACTACGACGGCGGCGTCTACGACCGGCGGGAGCGGGAGTTCCGCGGCTACGGCACGGTGGTGGAGAAGCACCGCGACCACGCCAACGGCGACGCCGTGGGCCGCAGCGTCACCCGCACCTTCCGCACCGACAGCTTCTACACCAAGGGGCTGTTGGAGCAGGAGCTGACCGCCGACGGCGCCGGCAAGCCGTACCAGGAGACGGTGCAGACCTACACCACCCGCAACGTCTCGTCGCCGGGCTCCCCGGCCGACCTGGCCAGCACCACCGCGACGCTGTTCCCGCAGAACTCCCGCACCGACGTGAAGTACCACGAGGGCGCGGCCAGCCCGGGCAAGACCACCTACGTCACCCGGGAGTACGACGACGTCGGCAACCTGACCCGGCAGTTCGACGCCGCGGACGCGGGCGCCGCCGACGACCTCGACGCGCGGATCGTCTACACCTCGCAGGATCCGGCCTGCCAGGCGGCGTACCTGGTCGGCATGCCGAAGCAGATCGACGTGCGCGGCGACGGCACGCTGATGCGGCACCGCGAGTCGACGATCAGCTGCACCACCGGCGACCTTGCCCAGGTGCGGGTTTCCCTCGCCGACGGCACCACGGCCACCACCGACCTGGAGTACTTCGGCGACGGCAACCTCAAGTCGGTGACCGGCCCGGCCAACAAGACCGGCCAGCGCTACCGCCTGGACTACACCTACGACGACGTGGTCAACACCCACGTCGAGTCGATCAGCGACAGCTTCGGCTACCGGTCGACGGCCACCCACAACCTGAAGTTCGGCCTGGTGGAGACCACCACCGACTTCAACAACCAGCAGATCCGCAACACCTACGACGCGGTCGGGCGGCTCGACCAGGTCGCCGGGCCGTACGAGATCCCGGAGAACCGGTTCACCATCGACTTCGAGTACCACCCGGAGGCGGCGTACCCGTACGCGGTCACCCGGCACGTCGACCGCGAGGCCGGCGGCGTCCGCGACGACACCATCGACACGATCACCTTCGTCGACGGGCTGAACCGCACCACGCAGACCAAGAAGGACGCCGCCGTGCCGGCCACCCCGGACGGCGCGCCCCAGGACGTGATGGTGGTCTCCGGGCGGGTGGCGTACGACTTCCTGGGCCGGGCGGTGAAGAGCTGGTACCCGGTGACCGAGCCCAAGGGCGCCGGCAACCTCACCTTCAACCCGGCGTACGACCCGGTCACCCCGACCGAGGTGCGCTACGACGTGCTGGACCGGACCACCCGCACCACCTTCCCGGACGGCACCGCCACCACGATGGAGTACGGCTTCGGCCCGGACCGGGACGGGGTGACCCAGTTCGAGACGGTGGTCACCGACGCCAACGGCAAGTCCAAGCGCACCTACACCGACGCCCGGCAGATCACCACGGCGGTGAAGGAGTTCAACCCGGCCGGCGGCCAGCCGGTCATCTGGACCAGCTACCGCTACAACCCGATCGGTGAGCTGGTCGCCGCGACCGACGACAAGGGCAACGTCACCCGCTCGACGTACGACAACTTCGGCCGGCGCACGTCGCTGACCAGCCCCGACTCCGGCACCGTCACCTCCACCTTCGACCTGGCCAACAACCTGGTCCGCAAGGTCACCAGCAAGCTGGCGGCGGTGTCTAAGGCGATCGAGTACGACTACGACTACACCCGGCTCAAGGCGATCCGGTACCCGGTCTTCCCGGCGAACAACGTCAGCTACACCTACGGGGCTCCGGGCGCGCCGGAGAACGCGGCCAACCGGATCACCGACGTGGTCGACGGCGCCGGCAAGGTCAACCGCCGGTACGGCCCGCTCGGCGAGCTGGTCAAGGAGACCCGCACCACCCCGGCCCAGGGCAGCCACATCCAGAGCTTCACCACCGAGTACCGGTTCGACTCGTTCAACCGGATGCTCTCGATGACCTGGCCGGACCGGGAGAAGCTCTCCTACCACTACAACAGCGGCGGCCAGGTGGACTCGGCCCGGGGCGTCAAGGGCGAGTTCAGCTACGACTACCTGAAGCGGCTGGACTACGACAAGTTCGAGCAGCGGATCCTGCTGGACACCGGCAACGGCACCCGCACCCGCTACTCGTACAACGCCGAGGACCGGCGGCTGAGCAACATCCAGGCGAAGCTCTCCAACGGCTACGTCTTCCACAACCTGGACTACAGCTACGACAACGTCGGCAACATCATGTCGATCGCCAACGACACGGTCGCGCCCAGCGGCCCCGAGGTCGGCATGCAGGTCGGCGGCCCGAGCACGCAGAGCTACACCTATGACGACCTCTACCAGCTCACCCACGCGGAGGGCAGCTACCAGCCGCGTACCCCGCAGACCGACCGCTACCGGGTCGACCTGAAGTACGACAGCCTGCACAACCTCACCAGCAAGAGCCAGACCCACGAGCTGGTCAGCAACGGCAACACGATCGTCGAGGGCAAGCTCAGCTACAACTACGGGTACGCCTACGGCAGCGCGAAGCCGCACGCACCGACCAGCATCGGCATCTACACCTTCCAGTACGACGAGAACGGCAACCAGATCAGCCGGTCGCAGCAGCCCAAGCCGCGCCGGCAGATGATCTGGGACGAGGAGAACCGCCTCGCCTGCAGCCACGAGAACGTGCAGAGCCAGACGCTGCCGCAGACCCCGGCGTCCTGCGACAACGCCGGCGGCACCCCGAACAGCGCCCGCTACTACTACGACGACCAGGGCAGCCGGGTGGTCAAGGACGGGGCGCAGTTCCACATCTACCCGAACCAGAACTACTCCACCCGGGGCAACCAGGAGTTCAAGCACGTCTACATCGGCCAGGACAAGCTGATCACCAAGCTGGTCGAGCCGGACTTCCGCCGCGAGGACCGGCAGTACTACTCGCACAGCGACCACCTCGGGTCGACCGGGTTCGTCACCGACGACCAGGGCGGCATGGCCGAGCACCTGCAGTACTTCCCCGGTGGCGAGACCTGGGTCGCCGAGCACTCCTCGCAGCCGGTGCCGCACCAGTTCACCGGCAAGGAGTACGACCAGGAGACCAACCTCTACTACTACGGCGCCCGCTACTACGACCCGCGTACCCAGGTCTGGCAGACGCCCGACCCGGTGCTGGAGAACTACCTGGAGGGCACCCCGAACGGCGGCGTGTACGCGTCGATGAACCTGGCGCTCTACACGTACGCCTACAACAACCCGATACGCCTGGGTGATCCCGACGGCAGGTTCCCCTGGAACAGGGTGCTCGGCGGGGTGAAACTCGTCGGCGGTGTCGCCGAGGCCGCCGCGGGCGTGGCACTCGGGGCCGCGACGAGCTGGACGGGTGTGGGCGCGGTCGCCGGTGGCGCGGTGGCGGTGCACGGCGTGGACGTCGCCATCAGCGGCGCCCGGCAGTTGTTCAGCGGCGAGGAGACCAGCTCCTTCACCAGTTCGGGCCTCCAGGCGGCCGGGGTCAGCAAGTCCAATGCGGAGCTGATCGACGCGGGCATCTCGATCGTCGGCAGCGCCGGCGCGAGTATGGCCACCTCGGCGATCAAGGGAGCGGCCACTGCCGCGCCGAAGGTGGCGGCGGCCGCCGCGGACGACGTCGCGGCCCGCGCGGTGCCCAGCACCGCCGAGAAGGTGGTCGAGACGGCCGCAAAGATCCCCTGTGTCGGCAACAGCTTCGCCGCCGGCACCCGGGTGGTGATGGCCGACGGCAGCACCAAGCCGATCGAGGACGTCCGCACCGGCGACCTGGTCCTCGCCGAGGACCCGGAGACCGGTGAGCGCGGACCCCGCGAGGTCACCCACCTGATCATCGGCCAGGGCGTGAAGCACCTGGTCGACGTGGAGGTCAACGGCGAGGTCATCACCGCCACCGACAAGCACCCGTTCTGGGTGGCGGGGGCCGGGGCCTGGGTCGACGCTGGTGATCTCGCGCTCGGGGACGTCGTCCGGCTGGCCGACGGCCGCACCGCCATGGTGGACGGGATCGCGCCCTACACCCGGGTCGACCGGGTGCACAACTTGACCGTCGCGGGCATCCACACCTTCTACGTGGTCACCGGCGACGGCCGGGCGGCCGACGCGGTGCTCGTCCACAACTCGGGTCCGTGTTCGGTGAACGCGAAGGCCCTGGCGGGGAGCCTCACCGCGGCGAACGTGGTCCGCCCGGCGGAGACCGCCGCGCACCACATCGTGGCCAGCGGCGCCAAGGCAGCGGCACCGGCCCGGGCGCACCTGGCCAGCCTCGGGGTGGGCATCAACGAGGCGGCCAACGGCGCCTACCTGCCCCGGTTCGTCAGCTCGGCCAACCCGCTCGGCGCGGCCGTGCACTCCACCACCCACAGTCCGGCCTACTACGCCGAGGTCAACCGGTTGATCCTGCAGACGAAGACCGCGGCCGAGGCACGCAACGTGCTGGCGTACATCGGTAGGCAGTTGGCGGCGGGGCCGTGGCCGTAG
- a CDS encoding MFS transporter — MKPRRELTVLVAADLISNLGSRISVVAIPWLVLETTGSPTKMGLVAAAETLPYMLSSALATPWADRFGVRRTSIVADAASAVAMAVVALAPWLGFGALVALVAVAGGLRGIGDRVKHVMFRPAAQRAGVPLIRLTSAYDGLVRGVTLFGAVLGGLLIDWVGVTRAIWIDAATFAVCALLIGVLVRPPAPAEPAPRESYLRALRGGFGYLRTDPVLLTMLVVVSALNMFANASVAVYIPLWVAEVFGDPAGFGLVLGVFSGGALLGNLLFTAAGPRLPRQLTFAVGAAASGTPRLLALALSDELVVVLTVTFLSGMAIATVNPLLGAALYERVPEALQTRVIGISGSLAFLGLPVGALLGGWSAAALGLIPALLVMSAACLVLTVAPLLVGGLRRGAREPRPAVPRGAESGAGVPTREAAAPHAE; from the coding sequence GTGAAGCCGCGGCGGGAGCTGACCGTCCTGGTCGCCGCCGACCTGATCTCCAACCTGGGCAGCCGGATCTCGGTGGTGGCGATCCCCTGGCTGGTGCTGGAGACCACCGGCAGCCCCACGAAGATGGGCCTCGTCGCGGCGGCGGAGACCTTGCCGTACATGCTCTCCAGCGCGCTGGCCACCCCCTGGGCCGACCGGTTCGGGGTGCGCCGTACCTCGATCGTCGCGGACGCCGCGAGCGCGGTGGCGATGGCGGTGGTGGCGCTGGCGCCCTGGCTGGGGTTCGGCGCGCTGGTCGCGCTGGTCGCCGTCGCCGGCGGGCTGCGCGGCATCGGCGACCGGGTCAAGCACGTGATGTTCCGCCCGGCCGCGCAGCGCGCCGGGGTGCCACTCATCCGGCTCACCTCCGCCTACGACGGGCTGGTGCGCGGGGTGACGCTGTTCGGCGCGGTGCTCGGCGGGCTGCTCATCGACTGGGTCGGGGTGACCCGGGCGATCTGGATCGACGCGGCGACCTTCGCGGTCTGCGCGCTGCTGATCGGTGTCCTCGTGCGGCCACCGGCGCCGGCGGAACCGGCGCCCCGGGAGAGCTACCTGCGGGCGCTGCGCGGCGGCTTCGGCTACCTGCGCACCGACCCGGTGCTGCTGACCATGCTGGTGGTCGTCTCCGCGCTGAACATGTTCGCCAACGCCAGCGTGGCGGTCTACATCCCGCTCTGGGTGGCCGAGGTGTTCGGCGACCCGGCCGGCTTCGGCCTGGTGCTGGGGGTCTTTTCCGGCGGCGCGCTGCTGGGCAACCTGCTCTTCACCGCCGCCGGGCCGCGGCTACCCCGCCAGCTGACCTTCGCGGTGGGCGCGGCGGCCAGCGGTACGCCCCGGCTGCTGGCGCTCGCGCTCAGCGACGAGCTGGTGGTGGTGCTCACCGTGACGTTCCTGTCCGGGATGGCGATCGCGACGGTGAACCCGCTGCTGGGCGCGGCGCTCTACGAGCGGGTGCCGGAGGCGTTGCAGACCCGGGTGATCGGCATCTCCGGCTCGCTGGCCTTCCTGGGGCTGCCCGTCGGCGCGCTGCTGGGCGGCTGGTCGGCGGCGGCGCTCGGGCTGATCCCGGCGCTGTTGGTGATGTCGGCGGCGTGCCTGGTGCTGACGGTGGCTCCGCTGCTGGTCGGCGGGCTCCGCCGGGGGGCCCGGGAGCCTCGGCCGGCGGTGCCGCGCGGAGCCGAATCCGGGGCGGGCGTGCCGACAAGGGAAGCCGCAGCGCCTCACGCTGAGTAG